A stretch of the Bacillus sp. B-jedd genome encodes the following:
- the minD gene encoding septum site-determining protein MinD codes for MGEAIVITSGKGGVGKTTTSANLGTALALQGKKVCLVDTDIGLRNLDVVMGLENRIIYDLVDVALGRCKMHQALVKDKRFDGLLFLLPAAQTEDKTAVTPEQMKDLVEKLKQEFDYIIIDCPAGIEHGYRNAVAGADRAIVVTTPEKSAVRDADRIIGLLEKEENVEAPKLIINRIRPHMMRNGETMDVDEITHHLSIDLLGIVADDDEVIKASHYGEPIALNPNSKASLAYRNIARRILGESIPLQQLEEDNPGVFAKIKKFFGVRS; via the coding sequence GTGGGAGAAGCAATCGTTATCACATCCGGAAAAGGAGGCGTCGGGAAAACGACGACTTCCGCGAATTTAGGTACAGCCCTTGCCCTGCAAGGGAAAAAGGTGTGCCTTGTAGATACGGATATCGGCCTCCGGAATCTTGATGTCGTCATGGGGCTTGAAAATAGGATTATCTATGACCTAGTGGATGTGGCGTTGGGCCGCTGTAAAATGCATCAGGCGCTCGTGAAAGATAAAAGGTTCGACGGGCTGCTCTTTTTGCTTCCGGCTGCGCAAACAGAGGATAAAACGGCTGTCACACCAGAACAGATGAAAGACCTGGTGGAAAAATTAAAGCAAGAATTTGACTATATTATTATTGACTGCCCCGCAGGAATTGAGCATGGCTACAGGAATGCGGTAGCTGGTGCCGATAGAGCGATTGTCGTCACCACGCCGGAAAAATCGGCTGTCCGGGACGCGGACCGAATTATCGGCCTTTTGGAAAAGGAAGAAAATGTTGAAGCGCCGAAGCTGATTATCAACCGGATTCGCCCGCATATGATGAGAAATGGCGAAACGATGGATGTCGATGAAATCACCCACCATTTGTCAATCGACTTGCTCGGGATCGTCGCGGATGATGATGAAGTCATCAAGGCTTCCCATTACGGTGAACCGATCGCTTTGAACCCAAACAGTAAAGCGTCTCTTGCTTACCGCAATATTGCAAGGCGGATCCTCGGTGAATCGATCCCACTCCAGCAGCTGGAAGAAGATAATCCGGGAGTTTTTGCGAAAATCAAGAAATTCTTCGGAGTCCGTTCATAG